AAAAGACCATATCTGTCAGTTCACGTGCGGTTCTATCCATAAGAAAGCCAGGAGATGCGACCAGTGGAGGGGTCTGTTTAAGGGCATCCCTTGGAAGGGAGGCTGCGAGCCCGCAATGGCGTGTGAGAACAGCCGTATGAAAAATGCCTATCCTTATATCTTTTATTTCTGCATCATGATTAAGTGATGCCAGTATATCTTTAAGTATCATGAAAACCTCTTTCCGCAACAGCTTCCAGGTCCGGCACAACCGGCCTGTGACGGGTTTGAACCACAGCAACTTGTGTCACCGACGCCTGGAAACCCTGATGATACATTGCCTGAAAAGGATGACGGCACAGAGACCCTTTTTGTCAATTTGTAACTCCCGCACCTGGTGCAGACGGGAGAATCGTCAGACCTTGTCATCAGTATTTCCATCTCACTGCCGCACTCATTACATAAATAATCATAGATTGGCATCTTTATCTCCCTTTGATATTAGCCTTGCCCTGATTCAAGACCCTTGATCTGCCTCAGATTTTTGAGCAGTCTTTCGGCTTCCGCCCTGCCAGGATTCAATGGCAGATGAGTCATGAGCCCTAACCCCTCGCTTGCCTCATGAAAATCCTCTTCTGAGAGGCTGCTAACAGCCACGCAGTTGGTAAGTGGGCTCACAGTAATGAGTTTCCTGGCAAGCTCAAGCCCTGACATGTCAGCAACATCTTCATCCATGATTACAAGATCAAAAGGCTTTTGTTTGATTATCCGAAGGGCCTCTTCACCCGAACCTGAATAAAGTACTTCATTGCTGCCATTTTCTTTTAATACAGCGATAAAATTAGAAAAAGAGTCTGCATTTTTACTAACCAGCATTAATCTCAACATAACGATCTCCATATCACAGTTGCTGTAAATACAGATTTATAAAGTAACCTCAGACCGTATACCTAAAACCTCAAACCGTTTATCACCAGTGTCCCTCTACATCAGCGTTCTCAGCATGGGGCAGCTTCCCATCCAGGTAGGCCTTTACTGCTTCTTTTACTGCCCCTGTTGCATCATTGGCTACTTTAACCTTGCCTGCCTGCAGGGCCTTGAATGCATTGGGGCCGCAATGGCCTGTCAAAAGCACCTGCGCCCCGCTGTTAACCACATTGCTTGCAGCCTGAATGCCAGCGCCTTTCATTGCGTTTACATTTGCGTCATTGTCAATAACCTGAAATTCCAGGTTATCGGAGTCAACAACAATAATGTATGCTGCCCTGCCGAAGCGGGGGTCAACCTGTGAATCCAAATCTTTTCCCTGAGATGTAATTGCTATCTTCATTTTATTGTGCACCTCCGCCGCCGCCACAGACCTGATCATCACTTATTTCCGGAAGGTTCCCGGCAATCAAATCCTCAACAACAGGCCTTATCTCCGGTCTTGTAGCATCATGATATACATTGATTCCTACCTGTCTGAAACCCATAAGGGGCCTCATCCCAATTCCGCCTACCACAAGGGCATTCACATTATGTTCTGCAAGCAGGTTTACAGGAACCATACACCCGCCCTGGACATGTGCCCTGTTATTTATTGTTGTTACCTGTGCGATCTCTCCATCCTTTACATCTACAAGTGTGAACACGTCGCAGTGACCGAAATGTCCTGCCCTCTGTCCGTCAAGACCGCCTTTGTCCATAGATGGAACTGCTATTCTTCCATTTTTCATAATCCAAATCCTCCTAAATTATATTTTATATATTAAAATAATCTGTTCAGCTATCAAGCCTTTCACTCACCCTTTTCCAGATCTTTGTTACCTCAGAGCATACATCCGAATCAGGCGCATATTCAAAAATATTTTTTGCATCCACCATAGCCCTGGTAAAAACAGGGTCAAATGGTATTTGCCCCACGTAATTAATATCATGGGCCTCGGCAAAGACCTTTATCTCCTCTGTTTTTTCTTTGTTCAGGTCATATTTGTTTACACACACCATTGCCGGTATCCTGAAAAATGAGGCGAGTTCCGCAACCCTTTTCATATCATGTACACCCGATACAGTCGGCTCTGTAACAATAAGCACTGCGCTTGCACCGCCAATGGATGCAATTACCGGGCAGCCGACGCCAGGTGCGCCGTCCGTTATGATAAGGTCTAAACCCCTCTCCTCTGCTATTCTTTTTGACTCCTTGCGTACAAGGGTTACAAGTTTACCGGAGTTTTCCTCCGCAATCCCGAGTCTCGCGTGCACCATAGGCCCGTGTCTCGTATCAGATATAAACCATTCACCGCAAGTCTTCTGCTCAAAGGTAATGGCCTTTTCAGGGCAAAAATAATGGCAGACCCCACACCCTTCGCAATCAACAGGGTCTATTATAAAATCAGAACTTATGGCATCATATCTGCAAAGCTCCCTGCAAAGACCGCACTCAATACATTTTGCCTTATCTATTTTAGCCTCACATCCTGCCTTAAAGGACTCGGATTTTTTTACCTCGGGTGCCATGATAAGGTGCATGTCAGCAGCATCAACGTCAGCGTCACAAAGGACCTTATTTTCTGCAAGGGATGCAATGGCCGAGACCATGCTTGTCTTTCCTGTTCCGCCCTTGCCGCTTATTATAACAAGCTCTTTCATCAATTGGTTCCCCCCGCAGCAACAATTTTCAAAATATTATCGTACAGGTCGATGAATTTCTTTTTATACTCAGGGATGCTCTCCACAATAAGTTCACCCTTTGAATATGATTCAGCTATCTTTCGGTCAAACGGGATCTCCATAAGTATTGGTATCCCTTCATCTGCGGCAAACCCTTGCACCCTGTCATCGCCCATGTCCGACCTGTTGATTATCAGACCGCAGGGGATGCCCAGTATTTTCACTGCGCCCACAGCGAGTTTCAGGTCATTAAGCCCGAATGGTGTGGGCTCTGTTACAAGGATTACAAAATCGGTATCCTTCATTGCAGATATAACTGGGCAGGATGTGCCTGGAGGGGCATCAATTATTGTGAGACCGCTGTTCCCAGCCATCTTCCTGACCTGTTTTATCAGGGGAGGTGACATGGCCTCTCCGACCCTTAACCTGCCATGTATAAACTTTATCCCGTTTTTAAAACCCTTTTCAATGACGCCAAGCTCTCTCCCTGTTTCGGAAATGGCCCCGGAAGGACATACCTTCATGCATCCGCCGCAACTGTGGCACAGGTCAGTAAATGTAAGCATGGTATCTGCTATGCGCACAATAGCCTTGAACTGGCATATCTCACTGCACTTTCCGCACAGGGTGCATTTTCCCTCATCTATCTGCGGCACTGGTGTTGTGACACTCTCTTTTGATTCCATTTGAGGCATTAAAAAGAGATGAGCATTGGGCTCTTCAACATCACAGTCCAGAAGCGTTACGTCCATTTGAGAAAGGGATATGGCCAGGTTGGTTGCAACTGTTGTCTTGCCTGTACCGCCCTTTCCGCTAGCAATACTGATTATCACAATATTATCCTTTTACCTGTCTCTGTTTTTTCATGTATGCATCCAGCGCTGCCTGAAGGGTCTCAGCAGCCAGAAATGCGCAGTGCCTGTCCTCTTCCGGTAAGCCTCCTGCCCTTTCCATAACAGCCTCTCCAGTTATCTCAATAATCTCATCAGGCCCTTTGCCAAGGGCCATTGCAGCCGCAAACGAACCGCATATATTACTTGATGCACACCCGTCAGTCATATAGTTGGATTTTATAACCTTCTCATTATCAAATTTAAGATATATCTCCATCCTGTCTCCGCACCTGCCATTAACCGAGGCATGGGCATCGGCATCTTCAATCGGCCCGAAATTATCAGGATCTATCCATCTCTCTATAGCCTCATGGCTATAGATCTTTAACAATTCAGCATATATAGGGTCATCAAACTCTTTTACAATTTTTAATGAATCATCCGCCATTAAT
The sequence above is a segment of the Desulfatiglans sp. genome. Coding sequences within it:
- a CDS encoding zinc ribbon domain-containing protein; protein product: MPIYDYLCNECGSEMEILMTRSDDSPVCTRCGSYKLTKRVSVPSSFSGNVSSGFPGVGDTSCCGSNPSQAGCAGPGSCCGKRFS
- a CDS encoding response regulator — translated: MLRLMLVSKNADSFSNFIAVLKENGSNEVLYSGSGEEALRIIKQKPFDLVIMDEDVADMSGLELARKLITVSPLTNCVAVSSLSEEDFHEASEGLGLMTHLPLNPGRAEAERLLKNLRQIKGLESGQG
- a CDS encoding dinitrogenase iron-molybdenum cofactor biosynthesis protein, which gives rise to MKIAITSQGKDLDSQVDPRFGRAAYIIVVDSDNLEFQVIDNDANVNAMKGAGIQAASNVVNSGAQVLLTGHCGPNAFKALQAGKVKVANDATGAVKEAVKAYLDGKLPHAENADVEGHW
- a CDS encoding dinitrogenase iron-molybdenum cofactor biosynthesis protein, whose translation is MKNGRIAVPSMDKGGLDGQRAGHFGHCDVFTLVDVKDGEIAQVTTINNRAHVQGGCMVPVNLLAEHNVNALVVGGIGMRPLMGFRQVGINVYHDATRPEIRPVVEDLIAGNLPEISDDQVCGGGGGAQ
- a CDS encoding 4Fe-4S binding protein, producing the protein MKELVIISGKGGTGKTSMVSAIASLAENKVLCDADVDAADMHLIMAPEVKKSESFKAGCEAKIDKAKCIECGLCRELCRYDAISSDFIIDPVDCEGCGVCHYFCPEKAITFEQKTCGEWFISDTRHGPMVHARLGIAEENSGKLVTLVRKESKRIAEERGLDLIITDGAPGVGCPVIASIGGASAVLIVTEPTVSGVHDMKRVAELASFFRIPAMVCVNKYDLNKEKTEEIKVFAEAHDINYVGQIPFDPVFTRAMVDAKNIFEYAPDSDVCSEVTKIWKRVSERLDS
- a CDS encoding P-loop NTPase; the encoded protein is MIISIASGKGGTGKTTVATNLAISLSQMDVTLLDCDVEEPNAHLFLMPQMESKESVTTPVPQIDEGKCTLCGKCSEICQFKAIVRIADTMLTFTDLCHSCGGCMKVCPSGAISETGRELGVIEKGFKNGIKFIHGRLRVGEAMSPPLIKQVRKMAGNSGLTIIDAPPGTSCPVISAMKDTDFVILVTEPTPFGLNDLKLAVGAVKILGIPCGLIINRSDMGDDRVQGFAADEGIPILMEIPFDRKIAESYSKGELIVESIPEYKKKFIDLYDNILKIVAAGGTN
- a CDS encoding iron-sulfur cluster assembly scaffold protein, translated to MADDSLKIVKEFDDPIYAELLKIYSHEAIERWIDPDNFGPIEDADAHASVNGRCGDRMEIYLKFDNEKVIKSNYMTDGCASSNICGSFAAAMALGKGPDEIIEITGEAVMERAGGLPEEDRHCAFLAAETLQAALDAYMKKQRQVKG